TCAGTCTCCGCATCACAGCATGCTTATGGGAAGCTTTTAGACCTAACGTAATTTTTTGTCTAGCCCTTGTTCGGTACCTGTCTCATAAACGGGATGAATTACTAGAATACGTTTTTTCATGTAACCTTTTAGCTACCTACCCGATCTAATATATAAGTAACGTTACGAACATTCTAATACTTTTAGTCAAGAAAGCAGGTGAACCCTTGCATACAGATGCTATTGTCGTCAAAGCCAAAGCCGGGGATCCTGAAGCATTCATGCAGTTGATGCTAGAGATGGAGTTACCTTTATATAGAACTGCAAGGTCCATCGTTAACAAAGACGAAGATTGTGCAGATGCCCTGCAGGAGACGATGCTTAAAGCCTTTAAGTCCATCCACACACTCAGAGATCCCGCTTTTTTCAAAACATGGATCTTCCGGATTCTGATTAATGAATGCAACAGAATGGTCAAAAGCAGCTCCAGAACGCTTCCTTACGGAGAGCTTCCCGACGTCACTTCCACTTCCAAGGATTATGAGAAAATCGAATTGTGGGATGCCGTTCAACATCTGGAGGAGAATCTACGGACTGTGATTCTCCTTCATTACCTACAGGACATGCCGATCAGCCAAATTTCCGACATTCTCGAAATTTCTAAGGTAGCCGTGAAGACCCGGCTGCATCGCGCCCGTAAAAAGCTAAAACATTCATCTCAAATCAATCAAGAAAAAGGAGTTGCGACATCGTGAACACTAAGTTAGAAGAACAATTAAAGAGCTGCCAAAGCCTACTTCCCAATCAGTTATCGGATGTTGCACGCTCCAAGATGAATGAGACTTACCAAATTATCAGAGAAACCGATAATTCCGTTTCCTCGATTGAGAGAAAAACAAAGGGTTCAAGAACTTTTAATAAATGGTGGGTTTCCACTGCAGCCGCTACAATCCTTGGAGTGACACTCATTGCTTCCGGCTTTGTATCGCCCGCAATGGCTGATGCACTCAAGCAAATTCCGGTCCTAGGACAAATCTATTCATTATGGGGAAAAAACAACTTAGATCCCGGTCTTCAACAAGCGGAGGATTTCGTCACAAACGTAAATCAAAGCGTGACCCATGGCAACGTGACTATGAATATTCCAACGTTGTTATTTGACGGAACTCGAATTCTTATGAACGTAACCACTCCTGGAAATCGCCTGAGTTCAGAGCCCAATTCACTGTCTTCTGATGCCAATAGAGGGGCAGTGGATACGTTAGAGGTCCTCTATAAAGGCCAGCCTCTGAGCTGGAATTCCGATTTTATGGACGGTAAGAATGCTTCCAGCTTAATCGTTCAGGTTACCAATACTACTGGCATAAATCAGAATGTCCAGTTCCCTGATCAGTTTGACTTGAGTGTAAATGTAAAGTTAAAGGGATACGATGTCCCGTTCCAATTCGTTCTGCCTGTTACCAAAACTACGCCCGTTACCGTTCTGACTTCAGAGGAGACCAAGCATCATGATAACATTAACTTGCAGATCAGTAAGTTGGAAATCACCCCTATCACAACGCAGTTATCCATTGAGTACAAAACCAAACCGGGCCAGAGCATAGAAAAGATGCTCGCATCTATCCCTTCGCAATACAAGGGTGCTAACGGGGGCATCATCACTCTTCAATATGATATTGTGGATGAACATGGCGTTCAACTGAAGCCCATCGGTTCTCACCCCATTAGCGAATCTTATAATATTCGCTTTGAACCCTTCAAGACGCTACCGCGTACCGTAACCATCAAACCGTACTTAGTCGTATCCGAAGGTCAAGCCCCAACTGGGGTTATAGGACAGTGGGAAGACAAAAGTATGGTCAAGAAATACATCCCTGAGCTAGAGACTGTACTTTCTGTGCAATAGTGCAGCTGTAAAAAGATCCTTATTATCGGATTAAAAAGGTTGCAAACCTACAAAAGACGAAGCCGTAAGTGGTTTCGTCTTTTTATTTATATGAATTTAACCCCTGTCTAGCCTAAGTCAATTCATCTTGTTCACTAGTGTATTGATAGATGTAACGATCATTCAATTGTTAGACTAATTTAGAATCTCGCCTTTATCTATTTTCGCCAAGCGTTTATGCCAAACTGCGAGTTGTTCAGGCGTTTGTCGCACCCAATCTTTCACTTCGCCAACAATTTTTAGTGGGGCTTTGCTGCGATATGATCGCGTCGGATTACCTGGAAATTTCTTATCCGTCACATTTGGGTCATTTTCCCATTCGCCTGTCGGCTCAACGAGATACACGCGCGGTTCACCACCGCTTTTTGCCAACTCTGCAGCTAACCCAGCCCCATCACGCAACGCTGTAAAATAAATGTGATTCATCACAACATCCGGATTGTAATTCGAGCGAAAGCCAGCTGTGAGCAAGTCCCCAATCTGCAAATCTGCTCGTGTCCCATGATAAAAAGGACCTTTGTCAAGAATTTCAGCCATCTCGCCACCACCTCCAAATTTAGTAAGATACTCTATTTTATCATGAACCTACCCTTAGATTTTTCTCACGTAATACATCCATAGTGCCAAAAATACGATTAAAACAAATAACAAACAAGTTAGTAAGGTGTAGAATATCATGGGATTGAAGAAACCGGCAATCACGGAGGCAATACCCAGACTAATAAGAATGATTGCTACGCTGAGTGTGCCGGCACTCTGGAGTATTGTAACACTCCGCTCGTCATTCTCCTCAATAAACTGCTTCTTCAGCTCGGCTTCATTTTTGCTGGCTTTTATATACCTGACGAGAAAATAAGTGATGACCACTTCAACCCCGATAAAAGCTCCAGTATGAAATCCTTTTATAAAACTAGGCAGATCGGGTAGTCCACCTCTATAAAATATAAGTCCTACATAGATCAATATCGTAACAACAGCTACCAGGGACAGTGCGTTTTTGCGAGTTTCTACTTTAATCTTGTACTTGTCCACTTATATCTCCTCCACTTCGCTGAAATCAAAAACATCTTCAATAGCGAGTCCAAAAAAATTAGAAATTTTGTAAGCAAGAATAAGGGAAGCCGTATACTTTCCCCTTTCTAGAGAAGTGATGGTTTGCCGGGTAACGCCAACAATTTGTCCCAATTCTTCCTGTGACAGTCTATGCTGCTTACGCAGTTCTGCAATTCTTGTCTTCATGTAATCACGTCCTTGCAATGTTTACTTTGCATTTTTAGCATAGTTCACTTTGCATTTTGTGTCAAGTTAACTTTGCATTCTATATAAATTAACCTGCCCATTTGAAAAAAAGCAGCTGATCACATGGATCAGCTGCTTTCTGTGGTTTATTGACCTATCGTATTCCTTAAGTGTAACGACGACTGATATAATTTAACCCGTCAGTCTCTCGAAAAACCGAAGTGCTTCTCAACTTCCATTAACATCTGATCTTTATTGGATTGAGATGTTCTCATAAACCATTTTAATTGATACTGCTCCGCTTGTTGCAGGTAATGATTCGATGCTCTAACCACCGTGTTTAACGTTTCGTCCCGTGCACGTTGTGGATCTGATAAACTAGGAAACAAACCCTCCATGCCTCTCAGATGATCTCGATCCAGATAATCTGCTCGAATGAGGTCATCTTCTGCAAACATATAAATAATTCGGTTGGGGTCAGCAATCTCCCTTAGATAAACAGGTTCCATAAAAGTATCTACTACGATCGGCTTCTCTTTCCCCTTCTGTAACAAATCCAAGATGATAAATTCCACACTCTCTTCAAACACGGAATTTAACCAGTGACTTCTATCATTCCCTCGTCCTAAAAAGAACCATTCCCAATCAATGAAATGTCGTAATATGGCGGGATGATCCTGCGGATTAGCCTTTTTTTGATAATCGAACGTGTGGTCATCTGAAGAATAATAATTCATATTCCATTTTGAAGAAAGCAACTTTGTCATCGTGCTTTTTCCGCCGCAAGGGCCTCCACATATCCAATAAACGTGATCTAAATATTGTCTTAATAGTCGGTCTGAAAT
The window above is part of the Paenibacillus sp. 1781tsa1 genome. Proteins encoded here:
- a CDS encoding RNA polymerase sigma factor gives rise to the protein MHTDAIVVKAKAGDPEAFMQLMLEMELPLYRTARSIVNKDEDCADALQETMLKAFKSIHTLRDPAFFKTWIFRILINECNRMVKSSSRTLPYGELPDVTSTSKDYEKIELWDAVQHLEENLRTVILLHYLQDMPISQISDILEISKVAVKTRLHRARKKLKHSSQINQEKGVATS
- a CDS encoding DUF4179 domain-containing protein; translated protein: MNTKLEEQLKSCQSLLPNQLSDVARSKMNETYQIIRETDNSVSSIERKTKGSRTFNKWWVSTAAATILGVTLIASGFVSPAMADALKQIPVLGQIYSLWGKNNLDPGLQQAEDFVTNVNQSVTHGNVTMNIPTLLFDGTRILMNVTTPGNRLSSEPNSLSSDANRGAVDTLEVLYKGQPLSWNSDFMDGKNASSLIVQVTNTTGINQNVQFPDQFDLSVNVKLKGYDVPFQFVLPVTKTTPVTVLTSEETKHHDNINLQISKLEITPITTQLSIEYKTKPGQSIEKMLASIPSQYKGANGGIITLQYDIVDEHGVQLKPIGSHPISESYNIRFEPFKTLPRTVTIKPYLVVSEGQAPTGVIGQWEDKSMVKKYIPELETVLSVQ
- the arr gene encoding NAD(+)--rifampin ADP-ribosyltransferase; protein product: MAEILDKGPFYHGTRADLQIGDLLTAGFRSNYNPDVVMNHIYFTALRDGAGLAAELAKSGGEPRVYLVEPTGEWENDPNVTDKKFPGNPTRSYRSKAPLKIVGEVKDWVRQTPEQLAVWHKRLAKIDKGEILN
- a CDS encoding helix-turn-helix transcriptional regulator, encoding MKTRIAELRKQHRLSQEELGQIVGVTRQTITSLERGKYTASLILAYKISNFFGLAIEDVFDFSEVEEI